The DNA sequence ACGGCTAAAACCCGCCCAGCTTCCAATTGGTCGGCCATTTGGATTCTTCCCCTGATTGCATTGATTATCGGCGGCTGGTTGGGCTGGAGGGCCTACAGCCAGTCCGGCATCGAGATTCAAGTGCGCTTTGAAAGCGGTGAAGGCATCCAGGCGAACAAGACCGAAGTGGTCTACAAAGGCATGTCGGTCGGCAAGGTCACGGCCCTGGAGCTGGACGACAAGGGTGACAACAAGGGGGTCGTCGCCACGATCGAAATGAACAAGGCCGCTGAACCGCACATGCGCAGCAACACTCGGTTCTGGCTGGTCAAGCCCAGCGTCAGCCTGGCCGGTATTACCGGGCTGGAGACCCTGGTCTCGGGCAACTACATTGCCGTCAGCCCGGGCGATGGTGAATATACCCATCGTTTCGACGCGCTTTTGACCGCGCCGCCATTGGCGGACACCGAGCCTGGCCTGCACTTGACGCTCAAGGCCGACCGGCTTGGCTCGCTCAATCGTGACAGCCCGGTGTTCTACAAGCAGATCAAGGTCGGCCGGGTAAAGAGCTATGTCTTGTCCGACGATCAGAACACGGTCGAACTCAAGGTCTTCATCGAACCTACCTACGCCAAACTGGTGCGCAAGCACACACGTTTCTGGAACGCCAGCGGCATCAGCATCGATGCCGACCTGTCCGGTGTGAAGGTACGTAGTGAATCGCTGTCGAGTATCGTTGCCGGCGGTATTGCCTTTGCAACGCCCGAGCATCGTCGGGACAGCCCGCCTACGGATCCGAGCTTGCCATTCCGGCTGTACGAAGACTTCGATGCCGCTCAGGCGGGCATTCGGATCAAGGTCAAGCTGACAGATTACGAAGGCTTGCAGGCCGGGCGTACGCCGGTCATGTACAAGGGCATCCAGGTTGGCACGCTCAAGACACTCAAGGTCGACTCGGACCTGAACAGCGCCACCTCAGAGCTCACGCTGGACCCGCTGGCCGAAGATTATCTGGTCGAGGGTACCCAGTTCTGGGTGGTCAAACCTTCCATTTCGCTGGCAGGGATCACTGGCCTGGAGGCTCTGGTCAAGGGTAATTACATCGCGATCCGTCCGGGGGACAAGAACGCTACACCACAGCGCGAGTTCGAGGCGCAACCCAAGGCCCCGCCGCTGGACCTGCGTTCGCCCGGCCTGCACCTGGTGCTCTTCAGCGAGAACCTCGGTTCGCTGGATATCGGCAGCCCGATCCTCTACAAACAGGTCAAGGTCGGTACGGTGCAGAGCTATCAGTTCTCGCGTACGCGCAAGCAGTTGGTCATCGGGGTGCACATCGAGAAGGAATACGCCAACCTGGTCAATGGTTCGACGCGCTTCTGGAACGCCAGCGGCATTACGCTAACGGGCGGTTTGTCCGGCATCGAGGTCAAGAGCGAATCGCTGCAGAGCCTGATGGCCGGTGGTATCGCCTTCGAGACGCCGAACCCCAACACGCCTTTGCAAAAGCGAATCCCGCGTTTCCGTCTGCATGAGAATCGTGAAGAAGCGAACAAGACCGGCACCACGGTGACGATCAAGGTCGAGCGCGCCGATGGCCTGAAAGCCGGAACGCCCATTCGCTTCAAGGGGCTGGATGTCGGCAAGGTCGAAGATGTCGATTTGAGCGATGACCTGCAATCGGTCCTGCTCAGCGCGCGCATCACCGAAGTGCCGGAGCACATTGCCCGTGTCGGCACGCAGTTCTGGGTGGTCAAGCCGGAATTGGGTATCGTCAAGACCGCCAACCTGGAGACGCTGGTTACCGGTCAGTACCTGGAAGTCCAGCCGGCAACCAGGAATGCCGGGCCGCAGAAGAACTTCACGGCACTGCCGCAACCACCGGACTTCTCCGAGCGCGAGGCGGGGTTGAGCCTGGTCCTCAGTGCACCTCGTCGCGGGTCGATCAAACCGGGCGTGCCGGTGACCTACCGTGAAGTGACGGTGGGCAAGGTGACCGGCTTCGAGTTGGGCGATACGGCGGATCGGGTATTGATCAAGATCCTGATCGAACCGCGCTATGCCACGTTGGTACGTGGAGGCAGTCGCTTCTGGAACAGCAGTGGCTTCGGTGTCGATTTGGGGTTGTTCAAGGGCGCCACGGTGCGCACCGAGTCGCTGGAAACCCTGATTGAGGGCGGTATTGCATTTGCCACGCCTGATGGCGAGCGCATGGGCAGTCCAGCCCGGCCACAGCAGACCTTTGCCCTGTTCGACGAGGCCGAGGAGGAGTGGCTGCAGTGGGCGCCGAAGATTCAGCTGGGTAAGTGAGATTGATAAGGCCCGCAGGGCCTTCAAAATAAAAAGGCCGCGAAAAAATCGCGGCCTTTTTTCGTTACTGGATCCGGATCAAGCCGACTCGGTCTCGACTTCCTCGACCACGGCTTTGACTTCGTCATGCCGACGAATGTACTTCCAGTCCGCCTCATCGATGTAGATGCCGTTCGGCCCGCTGCCACCTTCCAGGTCAATTGCCACCTTGGCCGAAACCTGGGGTTTCACGCTGGCCAGGATCGGCACGAAGCCCAGTTGCAGGCTGGTCTCGAGCAACGCTGCCTGGTTGCGTTCGTCGATATCGGCTGCTTCGTCGAGGTAGTACGGCAGGCGAATGCGACCGGCCAGGTCACGGTCCATCAAATGCAGCAACAGGTACATGTTGGTCAGCGCCTTGATGGTCATGGTGGTGCCGTTGGACGCGGCGCCGTCGATGTCCGTATGGATGACCGGCTGGCCGTTGACCTTGGTGATCTCGAACGCCAGCTCGAACAGGTCCTTGAGGCCCAGCTGGTTATGGTTGGCGGCCACCAGGCGGGCGAGGTATTCCTTGGCTTCTTCGTTCTTGTTGTCCTGCTCGGCGCTCTGGCTCAGGTCGAATACCGACAGGGTCTGGCCTTCCTCGTACTGACCGGCACTGTGGATAATCTGATCGATATGCTTGAGCGCTTCCTTGTTCGGCGCCAGAACAATGCGGAAGCTTGCCAGGTTGGAAACCTGACGCTTGTTGATCTCGCGGTTGAACAAGGCCAGTTGGTGTTCGAGGCTGTCGTAGTCACTGCGAATGTTGCGTAGTGTCCGGGCAATGTCGGTCACGGCGGCACGGCGAGCCTTGCCCAGGGTCAGGGCCTCTTCCTGGCGGTGGCTGTACGCGTTGATCAACAGCTGCAGGCGACGCTCGACGTCTTCTTCGCTATCGAACTTGGCCACGCCCTTGAGCCGGACCTGCGCATACAGTGCCTCGATCTGCCCGTCGCTGCGCAGCAGGCCTTGCCAGCTGTCCTGATAGTCGTTGAGCAGTGGCAGCAAGTTGTCCATGGAGTCGTCGACCGGCTCCATGAACGGCGTGCCGAATGGCAGGTCGGCCGGCAGCAGCTGACGACGGCGTAGGGCGTCATCGAGGGTGCGTTGCTTGGCTTCCAGGTCGGAAATCTGGCGGCCGACCAGTTGCAGCTTGGCCGACAGTTGCTGGACGCGTTCGGTGAAGGCATCGCTGGAGCGCTTGAGCTCGTCCTGGGCAGCCTCCATCTGCGCCAGTTGCTCCATCTTGTCGGCCTCTTCGGCACTCAGGGTCTGGGTGCGGCGGAAGTCTTCCAATGCCTTCTGGGCATCGAGCACCTGCTGGTACAGGGCTTCGGTCTGGGTCTTGCTGGCGGCGCGGTCGGCGGCCACGGCCTGCTGGGTTTTCAGTTGCTTGAGTTCTTTTTCCAGACGCTCTTTCTGATCGCGCAGCGCCGCACGGTCGGCCAGGGCTTGCAGCGCTGGCGGTTCGATGTGCGACAGATCGATCGACAGGCCGGGAGCTTCGAAACGCTCACCCTTGAAGCCATCGAGTATCGCCTCCAGGGATTTGACCCAGGCGACGTTGTCGTCCAGCGCAATGCCGTGCTCACCCAGTGGCAAGCTGAACAGGGCGCTGTTGAACAGGCGCATGAGGCGTTCGACATCCTGTTGCGAGAACTCCTCGCGCAGGCGTGCATAGCTGTTGTTGTCGGCATGGTCGAGCTGCTGCTTGACCGACTTCAGGCGCTTTTCCAGATCGCGCAGGCGCTCTTCCAGGTCTTCGGCGCTGAACTGTCGCGATTGCGCCAGGGCACCGGCCAACTCGTCGTGGGCATCCTTGGCGGCCAGCAGCTGTTGTTCCAATACACGTACGTCATCGACCAGGGCAAAGCGATGCTTGAGCACCGACAGTTCGCCGAGCCAGCGCTGAATGCCGGTAATTTCCCGCTCCAGACGCATCAGCTCCTGGGTGCCGCCACGCTGATCGTTCTGCAGCGCATCCTGTTCGCTACGGTAGTGTTCGGCCTGGATGACCAGCTCTTCCTTGCGCGCACCGGCGTAGTCCTGCCAGGTGCCGAGCAGCGAATCGAGCAGGGGCGACAGGCGGTGCAGTTTGCCGCGCAGTACTTCACGCTGTTTGACGCCATTGGCCAGGGCTTCGACCAATGGGCCGGCAGCGACCAGCGAGTTGTAGTCCTGCTCCATGCGGCGGACATCGCGGAAGGCCTCTTCACAGGCGGCGATGTAGTCGACACTGCCCGAACGCAGGCTGTGTTCGAAAGCGTCGAGGAATAGTTGCTTGAGCTTGGCTGCCGTGATTTCACGCATGTGCAGCAGGTTGATGAACAGCGCGCGGAAGGTTTTCAGGCTCTGCTCGCTGGTCGAGCGCAGTGGAATCAGGGTCAGGTCCAGCGGGATCGAGGTATGGCCGCCGACCAGCAGGCGACGCAGCTCGTCAGGCTTGAGCTCGTAGGCCTTCAGGCCTTCACGCTCAAGGTTGTTGAACAACTCTTTCTGACGCAGGCAGGTGTCGTTCTTCTGATAGTGGGCCAGGTCCAGTTCGCCGGCATAGGCGAAGAACTGGTGACCGAAACCGCCCCCCGGGCCACGGCCGACCACGCCGATCACATGGGGACCGTGGGGCAGCGAGACTTCGCAGAGGATGTAACTGGTGTCGCTGGCAAAATAGAAACGACGTGACTGCTCGAGGCTGTACTTGCCGAAGCTCATGTCCGACATGCGCGCCAGAATCGGGAACTGCAGGGCGTTGATCGAGGCACTCTTGCCCAGGTTGTTGGCACCGTAGACCGACAGCGGATGCTCCAGCGGGAACAGGCCGAGGCTGTAGCCAGCGGTATTGAGCAGTGCAAAGCGGCGAATGCCGTAGCGTTCCTGGCTCATGCATCGATCTCCTGTTGTTCTTCGGCGATGGCGCGGGCCAATGCCTGCTCTTCGGTTTCTTCGAATGGGCTCAGATCGAGCGGGTCGTCGGTTTTCAACAGCTTCTCATCGCTGTCATCGTCGACCAGTTCCGGCGTCGGCAATGGCAGGTTGCTGTGCAGGCTGGCGGCCAGGTCGCGGTCCTGCTGGACCGAGAGGCAGACGTCGAGGAAGCGGTGCATGGGCGGCAGGAAGCGGTAGATACCGTTTTCTTCGCTGGCGAAGCCCAATTGGGTCATGCGTCGCATGATTTTCTCTTCCAGCTCGTCCTGGGTCTGGACCTCGGCCTGAATGAACAGGTCACGGTACTTTTCCAGCAGCGAGGGCAGTTCGTCACGACCTAGGCTGCCGCCGTCGAGCACGGCCATCGGGTCGCGGCCCTGATCTGCCAGGTGTTCGACCAGGATGAAGGTGAACAACGACAGGCGCTGCGCGGTCTTGTTGACCTGGGCGGCGGCCAGTTCCGGGACGAAGTAGTAGAAACCGCGAGTGTCGCAGACCAGCTCGAAACCCAGCGCCTTGAACAGGCCCCGGTACTGGTCCTGGAAATTCGACAGCTGTGCGTACAGTTCCGGGTCGCGGCGGCTGATATGGAAACCCTTGAACAACTCGCGGAAGATCGGTGCCAGTTGCGACAGTTCGGAAAGATCAAGATGCATGAGGTGTGCTCGCAGAAGGGTCCAGCGGCTCGTCTCGGCCAGACATCAAGGCGAAAGAGCGCAGGCTGACCTGATGCTCATGAGTGTGATAATCGCGGCGCTCCAGGCGTTCGCGGCTGAAACGCTTCTCGCGCGACAGGCGCGAGAACCAGTAGAGCAGCTCGTCGGTCGCTCCGTCCGGCTCCTGCTCGAGCAGCCAGGCCATGAGGTCGGGCATTGGCAGCGCGTTCTCGCAACGGTCGAGCATTTCGCGCACGGTGCGCGGCGCACGGGGCGTTTCGCCCTTGTCCGTCTTGTGCGACTTGGGAAACTGCGCAGGCTTTGGCTCGAAGCGGGCCAGGGCATAGACGTAGGCCTCGACCTGGCTGGCGCTGCCCAGGAAGGTGCTTTGCGGGCGCGTAAACATTGGCATCGCCGCTTGCGGCACGGCATCGAGCCCCTTGCGACGGATGGCCGAGAGGGCGAGGGCCGCGCCACGGGTCACGGCGTTGTGCCGGCGCGCTTCCTCGCGAAGCGGCAGCAACAGCTCGCGGGCGTGACGCAGGGTCAGCTGGGCGCTGGTCTGCATCTCGAGGATTCGCGCATGGGTGCGCAGCAACATGTCGTCGTCGACCAGATGGCCCAGGCGCTGCTGTTCACTCAGCATACGCAGCAGAACGTTCTCGACCTTGCGTACGCCCTGTTCAAAGGCGCCGTCGGCATTGACCAGCTGGATCATCGGCTCGACGTATTCGTCCCAGGTCGCCAGTACTTCGGCATAACGCTGGCGCAGCGGGATCTGTCGGTCGCTGGTCTTGGCTCTTTCGGCCACGGCGACCAGCGCCTGTTCGTCGTTATCGAGCTTTTTCAGGACATCGCGCACCCGCATGTCGAGCAGGCGCAATTGGCGGGCCAGGTCATTGCCGTCGCGGATGTCGAAGGCATCCTGGATGTGCCCGGCCAGGCGCTCGAGGTGGCGCAGATAGGCTTCGATCTCCAGGCACAGGCCCAGCCGGTGCTCGCGACGCAGGTAGGCGAGGAAGTCATGGATCTGGGCGTTGAGTTCAAAGCGGTTCGGGCTTTTGGCCACCGGCACCAGAATATCCAGGCGGATCCATACGTCCAGCAGGCTGGTAATGTCTTGTGGCGTACTGTCCAACTGTTGGGCCGCCAGTTGCTGGCGCAGTTCGCCAAGGCTCAGGGTGCCTTGGTCGAAGTGCTCGCACAGCGGCTCGAGCAGGGCCCAGTGTTCGGCGAGGGCGCGCAGGACGCGCTTGGGTTCGATCATTGGATGGTCGACTCGTTGCCAGATAAAAGCGGCGATTGTACTGCATCATTCGCCTGGCGATTCATCCCCCTGATCGCTCGGATCACCGGCGTGCTGTTTTTCTGCTGATCTACTGCGGCGAAGAAAGGCGAAGGGCGTTAGAATTAACGACTTAACCCAGCCACAGATGGCCGACCCTTGTTAATCGAGTCCCGCCGCCGCGCTTACCTGAATGCCATGCAAGTGGTGCACTGGCTGCCGCGTACCGAGCTGCCGTTCGCCGCGCCGTCGCGCCCGGAGCTGCTGTTGCCCGTGGAGCCGCTGCCTGAGCCGGTGTCGGTACAGGAAGAGGCTGTGCCGGTTGCTGCAGCGGTGGTCCGCCCGGCCGAGCGGCCGAAAATCGAAGTGCCGCGCCCCAGTGCGAGTCCTCGGGTGGCGAGCAAGCCGGCCGCCGAGATCGAACCTGCGCCTGTCGTGCCCAAGGTCGCGGCCGTTCCGCCTCCACGCTTTACCCTGCAGCTGCTGCGGGCAGGCTCGTGCCTGCTGCTGGTCGAGCTGGCGACCGGTGAGCCCTTCCAGAGCCGGGATCCGTCTTATCTGTTGCTAAAGGACATGCTGCGCGCCGCCGGCTTGCCGGACAGCCCGCAAATCATTGGCGAGCCTGTGCGTTGGCCGTTGCTGGTGCGCGGTAATCTCGACCAGGGCCCCGAGGCTGCGCGGGATTTCGTCCAGGGTTTTGTCCAGGCACGCCTGGAAGAGGCGCCGTGCACCTGTCTCTGGCTGATCGGTCTGCCGGCCATCCGCTTTGCCGGGCAAGCCGATGCCCAGGCCTATTGCCTCGAATTGCCGGTCGAGGGCCTGGGCGCTGCCTGGGCGCTGCCGGGTCTGGAATTATTGATGGACGAGCCGCAACGCAAGGCGGACGTCTGGAAAGCCATGCGTCGGCTGATGGCGCGCTGGAAACAAACCGATGAGTGACGCTGTAACCTTCCGCCCGATGACCGAGGCGGACCTGGACGCTGTATTGAAAGTCGAATATGCCGCGTTCAGTCATCCCTGGACCCGTGGAATCTTCCTCGACGGGCTCAAGTCCTACGAAATCTGGTTAATGTTCGAAGGCAATCAGCAAGTCGGGCACGGCGTCATCAATGTCATTATCGACGAGGCACACTTGCTCAATATCACGGTGAAGCCGGAAAGCCAGGGCCGCGGCCTGGGCTTGCGCCTGCTGGAACAGCTGATGTCGCGTGCCTACCAGTTGAACGCGCGCGAGTGCTTCCTGGAGGTACGGGCCAGCAATCAGCCGGCCTACCGCTTGTATGAGCGCTATGGTTTCAATGAGATCGGCCGCCGACGCGATTATTATCCAGCAGTGGGCGGGCGCGAAGACGCGCTGGTGATGGCCTGCACCTTGCTCGAATAAGTCTTTGCTGGCTAGCCTTCGGGCTTGCCGTCCAGCGGGTCGCGACGAGCCAGCTCCGCTTCATCGAGCCCATTGCCGCCGCCGATGTCGTCTTCGTTGACGACTGTCAGCTCACAATCGGCGGGCTTTCCGTTACCGAGCTCATGGGCTGAGCGCGCGCCGTCTTCGTCGATCATGGTTTCCAGGTCCAGGTCGTCAGCTGTCAGCTCGTGATCCGGTGTGGAAGCGCCGGTCATGCCCGCTTCGCGAACCCGCTGTGGAGGAATCTGCTGGTTAAGTTCTTTTTCCGGAATCAGGTCACCGATCTTGCCGGTGGGTTCGTCGACATCGAACTGGAGTTCTTCGATCGAGCCCATGCGGTCTTCGTTATCATCGATGGGCGGCGGTTCCGGTGCGTGCAACGGGCGAAGTGGCTGGGTCATGGCTACTACTCATGCTTGGGGCCTTATTTAAGAATAGACCCGGTACGCAACGTGAGAATTCAAAGGTTTTGCCCCGACCAGCGACAGGGAGACGTGACCTCGGGCGTTCGCCGCCTGTCAAAGCTGCGCATCATTTATGAGGCTTGAACATGAACGACTTACAAGAACTGATCGATAACAACGCGCGTTGGGCCGATGCAATCAAGCAGGAAGATCCTGATTTCTTCGCCAAGCTGGCGCGCCAGCAAACCCCTGAATACCTCTGGATCGGTTGTTCGGATGCGCGAGTACCGGCCAATGAAATCGTCGGCATGCTCCCGGGCGATCTGTTCGTGCACCGCAACGTGGCCAACGTGGTGCTGCATACCGACCTGAACTGCCTGTCGGTGATCCAGTACGCAGTGGACGTACTCAAGGTCAAGCACATCCTGGTCACCGGGCACTATGGCTGTGGCGGCGTACGCGCGGCGATGCAGGATCGCCAGCTGGGCCTGATCGACGGC is a window from the Pseudomonas sp. LS1212 genome containing:
- the mksE gene encoding Mks condensin complex protein MksE, coding for MHLDLSELSQLAPIFRELFKGFHISRRDPELYAQLSNFQDQYRGLFKALGFELVCDTRGFYYFVPELAAAQVNKTAQRLSLFTFILVEHLADQGRDPMAVLDGGSLGRDELPSLLEKYRDLFIQAEVQTQDELEEKIMRRMTQLGFASEENGIYRFLPPMHRFLDVCLSVQQDRDLAASLHSNLPLPTPELVDDDSDEKLLKTDDPLDLSPFEETEEQALARAIAEEQQEIDA
- the can gene encoding carbonate dehydratase; amino-acid sequence: MNDLQELIDNNARWADAIKQEDPDFFAKLARQQTPEYLWIGCSDARVPANEIVGMLPGDLFVHRNVANVVLHTDLNCLSVIQYAVDVLKVKHILVTGHYGCGGVRAAMQDRQLGLIDGWLRSIRDLYYEKRVELGQLATEEERVDRLCELNVIQQVANVGHTSIIQNAWHRGQSLSIHGCIYGIKDGRWKSLNATISGFEQLPPQYRLRPID
- a CDS encoding energy transducer TonB, translating into MLIESRRRAYLNAMQVVHWLPRTELPFAAPSRPELLLPVEPLPEPVSVQEEAVPVAAAVVRPAERPKIEVPRPSASPRVASKPAAEIEPAPVVPKVAAVPPPRFTLQLLRAGSCLLLVELATGEPFQSRDPSYLLLKDMLRAAGLPDSPQIIGEPVRWPLLVRGNLDQGPEAARDFVQGFVQARLEEAPCTCLWLIGLPAIRFAGQADAQAYCLELPVEGLGAAWALPGLELLMDEPQRKADVWKAMRRLMARWKQTDE
- the mksF gene encoding Mks condensin complex protein MksF, coding for MSQERYGIRRFALLNTAGYSLGLFPLEHPLSVYGANNLGKSASINALQFPILARMSDMSFGKYSLEQSRRFYFASDTSYILCEVSLPHGPHVIGVVGRGPGGGFGHQFFAYAGELDLAHYQKNDTCLRQKELFNNLEREGLKAYELKPDELRRLLVGGHTSIPLDLTLIPLRSTSEQSLKTFRALFINLLHMREITAAKLKQLFLDAFEHSLRSGSVDYIAACEEAFRDVRRMEQDYNSLVAAGPLVEALANGVKQREVLRGKLHRLSPLLDSLLGTWQDYAGARKEELVIQAEHYRSEQDALQNDQRGGTQELMRLEREITGIQRWLGELSVLKHRFALVDDVRVLEQQLLAAKDAHDELAGALAQSRQFSAEDLEERLRDLEKRLKSVKQQLDHADNNSYARLREEFSQQDVERLMRLFNSALFSLPLGEHGIALDDNVAWVKSLEAILDGFKGERFEAPGLSIDLSHIEPPALQALADRAALRDQKERLEKELKQLKTQQAVAADRAASKTQTEALYQQVLDAQKALEDFRRTQTLSAEEADKMEQLAQMEAAQDELKRSSDAFTERVQQLSAKLQLVGRQISDLEAKQRTLDDALRRRQLLPADLPFGTPFMEPVDDSMDNLLPLLNDYQDSWQGLLRSDGQIEALYAQVRLKGVAKFDSEEDVERRLQLLINAYSHRQEEALTLGKARRAAVTDIARTLRNIRSDYDSLEHQLALFNREINKRQVSNLASFRIVLAPNKEALKHIDQIIHSAGQYEEGQTLSVFDLSQSAEQDNKNEEAKEYLARLVAANHNQLGLKDLFELAFEITKVNGQPVIHTDIDGAASNGTTMTIKALTNMYLLLHLMDRDLAGRIRLPYYLDEAADIDERNQAALLETSLQLGFVPILASVKPQVSAKVAIDLEGGSGPNGIYIDEADWKYIRRHDEVKAVVEEVETESA
- a CDS encoding serine kinase/phosphatase, with amino-acid sequence MTQPLRPLHAPEPPPIDDNEDRMGSIEELQFDVDEPTGKIGDLIPEKELNQQIPPQRVREAGMTGASTPDHELTADDLDLETMIDEDGARSAHELGNGKPADCELTVVNEDDIGGGNGLDEAELARRDPLDGKPEG
- a CDS encoding PqiB family protein — translated: MSDLPTAKTRPASNWSAIWILPLIALIIGGWLGWRAYSQSGIEIQVRFESGEGIQANKTEVVYKGMSVGKVTALELDDKGDNKGVVATIEMNKAAEPHMRSNTRFWLVKPSVSLAGITGLETLVSGNYIAVSPGDGEYTHRFDALLTAPPLADTEPGLHLTLKADRLGSLNRDSPVFYKQIKVGRVKSYVLSDDQNTVELKVFIEPTYAKLVRKHTRFWNASGISIDADLSGVKVRSESLSSIVAGGIAFATPEHRRDSPPTDPSLPFRLYEDFDAAQAGIRIKVKLTDYEGLQAGRTPVMYKGIQVGTLKTLKVDSDLNSATSELTLDPLAEDYLVEGTQFWVVKPSISLAGITGLEALVKGNYIAIRPGDKNATPQREFEAQPKAPPLDLRSPGLHLVLFSENLGSLDIGSPILYKQVKVGTVQSYQFSRTRKQLVIGVHIEKEYANLVNGSTRFWNASGITLTGGLSGIEVKSESLQSLMAGGIAFETPNPNTPLQKRIPRFRLHENREEANKTGTTVTIKVERADGLKAGTPIRFKGLDVGKVEDVDLSDDLQSVLLSARITEVPEHIARVGTQFWVVKPELGIVKTANLETLVTGQYLEVQPATRNAGPQKNFTALPQPPDFSEREAGLSLVLSAPRRGSIKPGVPVTYREVTVGKVTGFELGDTADRVLIKILIEPRYATLVRGGSRFWNSSGFGVDLGLFKGATVRTESLETLIEGGIAFATPDGERMGSPARPQQTFALFDEAEEEWLQWAPKIQLGK
- the mksB gene encoding Mks condensin complex protein MksB — its product is MIEPKRVLRALAEHWALLEPLCEHFDQGTLSLGELRQQLAAQQLDSTPQDITSLLDVWIRLDILVPVAKSPNRFELNAQIHDFLAYLRREHRLGLCLEIEAYLRHLERLAGHIQDAFDIRDGNDLARQLRLLDMRVRDVLKKLDNDEQALVAVAERAKTSDRQIPLRQRYAEVLATWDEYVEPMIQLVNADGAFEQGVRKVENVLLRMLSEQQRLGHLVDDDMLLRTHARILEMQTSAQLTLRHARELLLPLREEARRHNAVTRGAALALSAIRRKGLDAVPQAAMPMFTRPQSTFLGSASQVEAYVYALARFEPKPAQFPKSHKTDKGETPRAPRTVREMLDRCENALPMPDLMAWLLEQEPDGATDELLYWFSRLSREKRFSRERLERRDYHTHEHQVSLRSFALMSGRDEPLDPSASTPHAS
- the rimI gene encoding ribosomal protein S18-alanine N-acetyltransferase, translating into MSDAVTFRPMTEADLDAVLKVEYAAFSHPWTRGIFLDGLKSYEIWLMFEGNQQVGHGVINVIIDEAHLLNITVKPESQGRGLGLRLLEQLMSRAYQLNARECFLEVRASNQPAYRLYERYGFNEIGRRRDYYPAVGGREDALVMACTLLE